A stretch of Bacteroidales bacterium DNA encodes these proteins:
- a CDS encoding helix-turn-helix domain-containing protein encodes MHTLISIIASGAHRLSEIASRAGKPATQLNRPLQRLIELGYVKREIPWGLSKRNAKKPCTKLQNRSFIFTTGM; translated from the coding sequence ATGCACACCCTTATTTCGATCATTGCCTCCGGTGCCCACCGGCTAAGTGAAATCGCTTCCCGTGCCGGCAAACCGGCAACCCAGCTAAATCGACCTCTACAACGTTTGATAGAATTAGGGTATGTTAAGCGTGAAATTCCCTGGGGTTTATCCAAAAGAAATGCAAAAAAACCCTGTACAAAATTGCAGAACCGTTCATTCATTTTTACTACAGGTATGTGA
- a CDS encoding ATP-binding protein, with protein MEFLNRHHEIQRLSRALNSEESSLIVLYGRRRLGKTRLLQQVMQQDDIYFIADQRESTAQIETFARQVINKFKGFDSVNYPDWESILTALGRWTDKRFTLFIDEFPYLVKNTPELPSIIQKFKDAHPYFDHCLRCPPAK; from the coding sequence ATGGAATTTCTTAATCGACATCATGAAATACAGCGTTTATCCCGGGCTCTAAATTCAGAGGAATCATCATTAATCGTGCTTTATGGCAGGCGTAGACTTGGTAAAACCCGTTTGCTGCAACAGGTCATGCAGCAAGATGATATCTATTTTATAGCAGACCAGCGCGAAAGTACTGCCCAGATAGAAACCTTTGCGCGGCAGGTAATTAACAAGTTTAAAGGTTTCGATTCAGTAAATTATCCCGACTGGGAAAGCATATTGACAGCCCTCGGCCGCTGGACCGATAAGCGATTCACGCTTTTCATCGACGAATTTCCTTACCTTGTTAAAAATACACCGGAACTCCCAAGCATCATCCAAAAATTTAAGGATGCACACCCTTATTTCGATCATTGCCTCCGGTGCCCACCGGCTAAGTGA